Proteins from a single region of Bartonella sp. M0283:
- the rpmD gene encoding 50S ribosomal protein L30: MVGKKTHSGKKVTVEQIGSPIRRPQVQRATLKGLGLNKLHRRSTLNDTPAVRGMIAKVEHLVRIVDEG, from the coding sequence ATGGTTGGGAAAAAAACCCATAGTGGCAAAAAGGTAACTGTTGAACAAATCGGCAGTCCGATTCGTCGCCCGCAAGTTCAACGTGCCACGTTGAAAGGGCTTGGGCTTAACAAGTTGCATCGCCGCAGCACTTTGAACGATACACCTGCAGTGCGTGGTATGATTGCAAAAGTAGAGCATCTCGTCCGTATTGTGGACGAAGGCTGA
- the rpsM gene encoding 30S ribosomal protein S13: protein MARIAGVNIPTNKRVIIALQYIHGIGPKFAKEIVDKVGIPAERRVSELSDAEVLQIREAIDHDYQVEGDLRREVSMNIKRLMDLGCYRGLRHRRSLPVRGQRTHTNARTRKGPARAIAGKKK, encoded by the coding sequence GTGGCTCGTATTGCTGGCGTCAACATCCCTACGAATAAGCGCGTTATTATCGCTCTTCAGTATATTCATGGGATTGGGCCGAAATTTGCTAAAGAAATCGTTGATAAGGTCGGTATTCCTGCTGAGCGCCGTGTGAGTGAACTTTCGGATGCTGAAGTTCTTCAAATCCGTGAAGCTATCGATCACGATTATCAGGTGGAAGGTGATCTTCGTCGTGAAGTCTCGATGAATATCAAGCGTCTTATGGACCTTGGTTGCTATCGTGGCTTGCGTCACCGCCGTTCGTTGCCGGTTCGCGGTCAACGTACCCATACCAACGCACGTACCCGTAAAGGCCCGGCACGGGCGATTGCCGGTAAAAAGAAATAA
- a CDS encoding adenylate kinase, translating to MKLIFLGPPGAGKGTQAKILTEKYGIPQLSTGDMLRSAVAAGTEIGKKAKSIMDAGGLVSDEIVNQIVSDRIDEPDCKKGFILDGYPRTVGQAEALQKILASKHTKLDAVIELVVDQNALVDRMKNRVAETIAAGGKVRSDDNPEAFAKRLVEYSEKTAPLSQFYAKTGLLKKIDGMAPVKEVTSEIEKVLH from the coding sequence ATGAAACTGATTTTTTTAGGACCGCCCGGTGCCGGTAAAGGTACTCAGGCAAAAATACTAACCGAGAAATACGGTATTCCACAATTATCGACAGGCGATATGTTGCGCTCTGCGGTTGCTGCCGGAACCGAGATTGGTAAAAAAGCCAAATCGATTATGGATGCGGGTGGACTTGTTTCCGATGAAATCGTCAACCAGATTGTCTCGGACAGGATTGATGAGCCTGATTGCAAAAAGGGATTTATTCTCGACGGTTATCCTCGCACAGTAGGGCAGGCAGAAGCATTGCAAAAAATTTTGGCAAGCAAACACACAAAGCTTGATGCAGTGATTGAACTTGTTGTTGATCAAAACGCTCTTGTTGACCGTATGAAAAACCGTGTGGCGGAAACGATCGCAGCTGGTGGAAAAGTCCGTTCGGACGATAACCCCGAAGCTTTTGCCAAACGGCTTGTCGAATATAGCGAAAAAACTGCACCATTATCGCAGTTTTATGCAAAGACCGGACTGTTGAAGAAAATTGATGGTATGGCTCCTGTAAAAGAAGTCACATCAGAGATTGAAAAGGTACTTCACTGA
- the rplO gene encoding 50S ribosomal protein L15, producing MKLNQLRDQEGATKNRKRVGRGIGSGMGKTAGRGVKGQKARSGVAINGFEGGQMPVYRRLPKRGFNNLFAKSFNEISVGRLQAAIDAGKIDASKPVDAAVLKAAGVIRREKDGVRLLSDGELKAKVTLDIAGASKAAIEKVSKAGGVVNIQAAAE from the coding sequence ATGAAACTCAATCAACTGCGCGATCAAGAAGGCGCTACAAAGAATCGTAAAAGAGTTGGGCGCGGCATCGGTTCCGGTATGGGAAAAACGGCCGGTCGCGGTGTAAAAGGTCAAAAAGCACGCTCGGGTGTTGCTATTAACGGTTTTGAAGGCGGGCAAATGCCTGTTTATCGCCGTTTGCCGAAGCGTGGTTTCAATAATCTTTTTGCAAAAAGCTTTAATGAAATATCGGTTGGGCGTTTGCAGGCTGCTATTGATGCCGGAAAAATCGATGCATCAAAGCCTGTAGATGCGGCTGTGTTGAAGGCTGCCGGTGTTATTCGTCGTGAAAAAGATGGCGTCCGTCTTTTGTCGGATGGAGAATTGAAAGCCAAAGTAACGCTGGATATTGCTGGTGCTTCAAAAGCTGCAATCGAGAAAGTTAGCAAAGCCGGTGGCGTTGTTAATATTCAAGCTGCCGCCGAATAA
- the secY gene encoding preprotein translocase subunit SecY codes for MASAAEQLASNLNFGAFSRATELKKRIWFTLGALLVYRFGTYIPMPGINVDALRQTFAQHASGVLGLFNMFAGGAVGRMAIFALGIMPYISASIIVQLMTSVIPSLEALKKEGETGRKIINQYTRYGTVFLALIQAYGIAIALESGMGTGLQIVSDPGMMFRITAVITLTGGTIFLMWLGEQITSRGIGNGISLIIFAGIVANLPSAIAQLLTAHAQADLSTFMLLLIIVICIAVIAVIVFVERAQRRIIIQYPNRQMGNRMFKGDTSNLPLKLNTAGVIPPIFASSLLMLPATVNNFSQNMPHWLQTISFSLSHGQPLYMVVYAGLMAFFCFFYTAIVFNPKDTADQLKKHSGFIPGIRPGERTAQYIDYVLTRITVVGAIYIILVCLLPEFLMTTLHVPFYLGGTSLLIVVTVTLDTIAQIQGHLVAHQYEGLLKKSKLRSGKRNR; via the coding sequence ATGGCATCCGCCGCAGAACAACTGGCTTCCAATCTTAATTTTGGCGCTTTTTCGCGTGCTACCGAACTGAAGAAACGTATCTGGTTTACGCTGGGTGCGCTCCTTGTCTACCGTTTTGGTACTTACATTCCTATGCCGGGAATCAATGTTGATGCATTAAGACAGACATTTGCACAACACGCGTCTGGTGTTTTGGGATTGTTCAATATGTTTGCCGGTGGAGCTGTCGGACGTATGGCCATTTTTGCTCTGGGTATTATGCCATACATTTCCGCATCCATTATCGTGCAGTTGATGACGTCCGTTATCCCGTCGCTTGAAGCCTTGAAGAAAGAAGGCGAGACAGGGCGAAAGATCATCAATCAATATACGCGTTACGGGACGGTTTTTCTGGCACTCATTCAAGCTTACGGAATTGCGATAGCACTTGAAAGTGGTATGGGTACCGGCTTGCAGATTGTATCCGATCCGGGGATGATGTTCAGGATTACCGCAGTGATTACGCTTACCGGTGGAACAATATTTTTGATGTGGCTGGGTGAGCAGATAACTTCTCGCGGAATTGGTAATGGCATATCGCTCATTATTTTTGCAGGTATTGTTGCAAATCTCCCGTCTGCGATCGCGCAGTTGTTGACAGCTCATGCGCAAGCAGATCTTTCAACCTTCATGCTGCTTCTCATCATTGTGATTTGTATTGCGGTTATTGCTGTTATCGTTTTTGTTGAACGTGCGCAAAGACGTATCATTATTCAATATCCCAATCGCCAGATGGGTAACCGGATGTTCAAAGGCGATACATCGAATTTGCCGCTGAAGCTCAACACAGCCGGTGTCATTCCTCCTATTTTTGCATCGTCACTTTTGATGTTGCCTGCAACGGTCAATAATTTTTCGCAAAACATGCCTCATTGGCTGCAAACGATTTCGTTTTCGTTAAGTCATGGGCAACCACTTTATATGGTCGTTTATGCGGGGCTTATGGCTTTCTTCTGCTTTTTCTATACCGCTATTGTCTTCAATCCGAAAGACACAGCCGACCAGTTGAAAAAGCATTCAGGATTTATCCCAGGAATAAGACCGGGTGAACGGACAGCGCAATATATCGATTATGTGCTTACACGCATTACGGTGGTCGGCGCGATTTATATTATCCTTGTTTGCCTTTTGCCGGAATTTTTAATGACGACTTTGCATGTCCCGTTCTATCTTGGCGGTACGTCGCTTTTAATTGTTGTGACTGTTACGCTTGATACAATTGCGCAAATCCAGGGGCATCTCGTCGCTCACCAATATGAAGGCTTGCTTAAGAAATCAAAACTCAGGAGCGGGAAAAGAAATAGATGA